The nucleotide window CTCCAGAACCACCGTGAGCAGGCCGTTCTTCAGAGAGTTGCCGCGGAAGATGTCGGCGAAGCGGGACGAGATCACGGCCTTGAAGCCGTAGTTCTGCAGTGCCCACACGGCGTGCTCGCGCGAGGAGCCGGTGCCGAAGTCGGGGCCGGCGACCAGGACCGTGGCGCCCGTGCGCTCGGGCTGGTTGAGGATGAAGGACGGGTCCTTGCGCCAGGCCTCGAAGAGCCCGTCCTCGAAGCCGTCCCTGGTCACCTTCTTGAGCCAGTGGGCGGGGATGATCTGGTCGGTGTCGACGTTGCTGCGGCGCAGCGGGACGGCCCGGCCGGTGTGCGTGGTGAATGCTTCCATGGTTCTCAGACTCCAGCGGGCGTACGGACGTCGGCGTCGGACAGGTCGGCGGGCGACGCCAGATGGCCCAGTACCGCCGTCGCGGCGGCGACCTGCGGAGACACCAGGTGCGTACGGCCGCCCTTGCCCTGCCTGCCCTCGAAGTTGCGGTTGGAGGTGGACGCGGAGCGCTCACCGGGCGCCAGCTGGTCGGGGTTCATGCCCAGACACATCGAGCAGCCCGCGTGCCGCCATTCGGCCCCGGCCTCCTTGAAGACCAGGTCCAGGCCCTCGGAGACGGCCTGCAGACCGACCCGCGCGGAGCCGGGCACCACCAGCATCCGTACGCCGTCGGCGACTTTGCGGCCCTCGACGATCGACGCGGCGGCGCGCAGGTCCTCGATACGGCCATTGGTGCACGAACCCACGAAGACGGTGTCGACCCTGATGTCCCGCAGCGGCTGTCCGGCGGTCAACCCCATGTACTCCAGGGCCTTTTCGGCGGCGAAGCGCTCCGAGGCGTCCTCGTACGAAGCCGGGTCGGGGACGGCCGCCGAAAGCGGGGCGCCCTGGCCGGGATTGGTGCCCCAGGTGACGAACGGCGCGAGGGAGGTCGCGTCGATGACGACCTCCGCGTCGAATTCCGCGTCCTCGTCCGACTTCAGGGTCTTCCAGTACGCGACGGCGGCGTCCCAGTCCTCGCCCACGGGGGCGTGGTCGCGGCCCTGGATGTACGCGAAGGTGGTCTCGTCGGGGGCGATCATGCCCGCGCGGGCGCCGGCCTCGATCGACATGTTGCAGATGGTCATCCGGGCCTCCATCGAGAGTTTCTCGATGGCGGAGCCCCGGTACTCCAGGATGTAGCCCTGACCGCCGCCCGTGCCGATCCTGGTGATGATCGCCAGGATCAGGTCCTTGGCCGTGACGTCCTCGGGCAGTTCGCCCTCGACCGTGATGGCCATGGTCCTGGGGCGGGCCAGCGGCAGCGTCTGGGTGGCCAGCACGTGCTCGACCTGGGAGGTGCCGATACCGAACGCCAGCGCGCCGAACGCGCCGTGCGTGGAGGTGTGGGAGTCACCGCACACGACCGTGGTGCCGGGCTGGGTCAGGCCCAGCTGCGGGCCGACGACGTGGACGACACCCTGCTCGACGTCGCCCAGCGAGTGCAGGCGCACGCCGAAGTCGGCGCAGTTCTTGCGCAGCGTCTCCAGCTGGGCGCGGGAGACCGGGTCCGCGATGGGCTTGTCGATGTCGAGGGTCGGGGTGTTGTGGTCCTCGGTCGCGATGGTGAGGTCGAGCCGGCGCACGGGGCGCCCCGCCTGACGGAGGCCGTCGAAGGCCTGGGGGCTGGTCACCTCGTGCAGCAGGTGCAGATCGATGAAGAGGAGGTCGGGCTCGCCCTCCGCGCGCCGGACGACGTGGTCGTCCCAGACCTTCTCCGCGAGTGTCCTACCCATCGCTTTCCCTCCGGCCGGCCCGTGTCGGCGCCGGCCCAACTAGAGATTTCCGGTGCGGCCGCGCCCGTGCCCCCCGGGTACCGGACGTCTTCCGCCGAGCCCGTCGGTCCGCGGGCCGTGTAGGTATCAGGGTGGCGCGTTCCACGGAAAATTGAACTTGCGTTTCACAGAGTGAGACGCGAGTATCGTTTCATGGACAACAGTAGCGGCGTCGGCGTTCTGGACAAGGCAGCCCTTGTCCTGAGCGCACTGGAGTCCGGTCCGGCCACCCTCGCGGGCCTGGTCGCGGCGACCGGACTGGCACGGCCCACGGCACATCGCCTCGCCGTGGCACTCGAACACCACCGGCTGGTGGCGCGTGACATGCAGGGACGTTTCATTCTCGGCCCGAGGCTCGCCGAGCTGGCGGCGGCCGCGGGTGAGGACCGTCTCCTCGCGACCGCGGGCCCGGTGCTGACCCATGTACGCGACCTGACGGGCGAGAGCGCGCAGCTCTACCGCCGCCAGGGCGACATGCGCATCTGCGTCGCCGCGGCGGAGCGCCTCTCGGGGCTCAGGGACACGGTCCCGGTCGGCTCGACCCTCACGATGAAGGCGGGCTCCTCGGCCCAGATCCTGATGGCCTGGGAGGAGCCGGAGCGTCTGCACCGCGGCCTCCAGGGCGCCCGCTTCACGGCGACGGCCCTGTCGGGGGTACGGCGGCGGGGGTGGGCGCAGTCGATCGGCGAGCGCGAGCCGGGCGTCGCGTCCGTCTCCGCGCCGGTGCGCGGTCCCTCGAACCGCGTGGTCGCCGCCGTCTCGGTGTCGGGCCCGATCGAGCGTCTGACGCGCCATCCGGGGCGGATGCACGCCCAGGCGGTCATCGACGCGGCCGGCCGGCTGTCCGAGGCGCTGCGCCGCACCGGCTGACCGCGCGTCCACCGATCACCACCGATCACCACGGGCCGCCGAGGACCGTCACCGACTCCCCCGACCGACCCCGTCCGGACCCCCCGGCCGATCGCTTCAACGCCGCAGCGAACGGCCGGAGTTGTCCTGTACGGCGCCGGAGCACGAAAGAAGCCCTTCCCGCGTGGGAAGGGCTTCTTCTGTCTGTACCCCCGACCGGATTCGAACCGGCGCTACTGCCGTGAGAGGGCAGCGTGCTAGGCCGCTACACAACGGGGGCGAGGATCACAAGTGATCCAGCTGGGCTACCAGGACTCGAACCTAGAACAACGGAACCAGAAACCGTCGTGTTGCCAATTACACCATAGCCCATCGGTGGTTCGGACCACCTGTACCCCCGACCGGATTCGAACCGGCGCTACTGCCGTGAGAGGGCAGCGTGCTAGGCCGCTACACAACGGGGGCCCTAGCGATCCTGCATGAGAGACAGCGGGTGCGACCCGGACTGCTTCCCTGGGAAGGATCTGTACCCCCGACCGGATTCGAACCGGCGCTACCGCCTTGAGAGGGCGGCGTGCTAGGCCGCTACACAACGGGGGCCTTGCAGAACTGGTGTCTGCGATGCAGATAAGCTCTGCGAGCTGGCCTACCAGGACTCGAACCTAGACTAACGGAACCAGAAACCGTCGTGCTGCCAATTACACCATAGGCCACTGAAACTCAACCCCCGAGGGAGTTTTGTTTTAGCTTGCGTCCCCGGTCTGTGGCCTTTCGGCCCGCACTCCGGCGGCGCAGGAAGAACATTACCCGAAGGTGGACGGCGCTCCAAAACGGGTATCGGGCCGGAGGATCGCGGGGAGTTCGGCCAGCGAGACGATCCGGCGCGGCCGGTCCACCCGCTGGTCCGCCCGCCGGTCCGGTGCGGCGTCCGGGTCCGGGGCCGCCGCGGTGCCCGCGCCCGTGCGGTCGATCCAGACCGAGAGGAGTCCGGCCTCGGCGGCGCCCCGCCCGTCGATCTCCGGGTGGTCCCCGACGTACGCGACCTGGTGCGGTGGCAGCTCCAGGGCGTCGCAGGCCGCGTGGAAGGCCTCCGCGGCCGGCTTGGAGACGCCCAGCTCGGCCGCGCACAGCACCGTTTCGAAGCGTTCCCGTACGCCGAGGACGCGCAGTTTGTGGTCCTGGACGCGCAGGCTGGAGTTGGAGAGCACGGCGTGGCGGTGGCTGCCCGCCAGGAGGTCGAGGACGGGCAGCACGTCCGGGAAGAGCGCCCAGGCCGTCTCGTAGTGGCTCAGGTACCGGACGAACCAGGCCTCCGCGTCGGTGTCGGTCAGGGGCTGCCCCAGGAAGGCCCGCACCCGGTCCCGCCGGCCGGCCGCCCAGTCGACCTCCCCGGCCGCGAACCTGGCCCACTGCTGGTCCGTGAGCTCGCGCCACCGGTCGAGGGCCTGTCCCACGGAGGCGTACCCGTCGAGCAGGCCCTCGGCCGCCAGGTGCCCGCTCATACCGGCACGGTCGGCGGTGGTGTAGTCGAAGATCGTGTCGTCCACGTCCCACACGACGGCTCGGATCGTCATGGCCCGACGGTACCTCCGGCACGGGTACGGGTACGGGTGCGGACCGTGGTGCCGGGTACGGGTACGCGGCGGGGGCGGCGCCCGGTCCGGACGCCGCCCCCGCCGTGCCCCGTGCGTATCGCCTACGCGGTCAGCCGCGCCAGGGCCGCGTCGATGCGCGCCAGCGCCTTCTCCCTGCCCAGGATCTCCAGGGACTCGAAGAGCGGCAGGCCGACCGTGCGGCCGGTGACGGCGACGCGGACCGGGGCCTGCGCCTTGCCCAGCTTGAGACCGTGCGCCTCGCCGGCGGCCAGCACGGCCTCCTTGAGGGACTCGGCGGAGGTCCAGTCGGCGGACTCCAGCTTCTCGCGGGCCGTCGCGAGCAGGGCGTCGGAGCCCTCCTTCATCGCCTTCGCCCAGGACGCCTCGTCGACGGCCGGCTCCGGCAGGAACAGGAAGTCGACGTTGTCGGTGATCTCGGAGAGCACCTTCAGACGGGTCTGGGCGTGCGGGGCGATCGCGTCCCACTTGGCCGCATCGAAGTCCTCCGGCGCCCAGGGGGCGAAGGGGGCCTTCAGCCAGGGGGCGCAGCGCTCGGCGAACTCCTTCACGTCGAGCAGCCGGATGTGGTCGGCGTTGATGGCCTCGGCCTTCTTGAGGTCGAAGCGGGCCGGGTTGGGGTTGACGTCCGAGACGTCGAAGGCGGCGACCATCTCCTCGACGGTGAAGATGTCGCGGTCCGCCGAGAGCGACCAGCCGAGGAGCGACAGGTAGTTCAGCAGGCCCTCCGGGAGGAAGCCGCGCTCCCGGTAGAGGTTCAGCGAGGACTCGGGGTCGCGCTTGGAGAGCTTCTTGTTGCCCTCGCCCATCACGTACGGGAGGTGGCCGAAGGCCGGGGTCTCCTTGGCGATGCCCAGCTCGGTCAGCGCCTTGTAGAGGGCGATCTGGCGGGGTGTGGAGGAGAGCAGGTCCTCGCCGCGCAGGACGTGGGTGATCTCCATCAGGGCGTCGTCGACCGGGTTGACCAGCGTGTAGAGCGGGGCGCCGTTGGCGCGGACGATGCCGTAGTCCGGCACGTTCTCCGGGAGGTAGGTGATCTCGCCGCGGACCAGGTCCGTGAAGGTGACCGGCTCGTCGGGCATGCGGAACCGGACGATGGGCGCGCGGCCCTCCGCCTCGTACGCGCTCCGCTGCTCGGCGGTCAGCTCGCGGCAGTGGCCGTCGTAGCCGGACGGCCGGCCGGCCGCGCGGGCGGCGTCGCGGCGGGCGTCGAGCTCCGGCGCCGAGCAGTAGCAGTGGTACGCGCGGCCGGCGTCCAGGAGCTTCCGGGCGACGTCCTTGTAGAGGTCCATGCGCTGCGACTGGCGGTACGGCGCGTGGGGGCCGCCGATCTCGGGGCCCTCGTCCCAGTCGAAGCCCAGCCAGCGCAGCGAGTCCAGGAGCTGCTCGTACGACTCCTCGGAGTCGCGGGCCGCGTCGGTGTCCTCGATGCGGAAGACGAACGTGCCGCCGGTGTGGCGGGCGTACGCCCAGTTGAACAGGGCCGTGCGGACCAGGCCCACGTGGGGGTTGCCGGTCGGGGACGGACAGAAACGTACGCGTGGGGGCACCCCCTGTCCGAGCGGAGCCGAGGATTTGGGGGAGGAGCCGTTAGCCACGCTTGATCACCTTGTTGGTGAGAGTGCCGATGCCTTCGATGGTGACGGCGACCTCGTCGCCGGCACTGAGCGGGCCCACCCCTGCCGGGGTGCCCGTGAGGATGACGTCGCCGGGGAGCAGCGTCATGGCCTCGGTGATGTTGACGATCAGGTCCTCGATGGAGTGGATCATCTCGCTGGTGCGGCCCAGCTGGCGCTGCTGTCCGTTGACCGTGCACTGGATGGTGAGGTCGGACGGGTCGAGGTCCGTCTCCACCCAGGGGCCCAGCGGGCAGGAGGTGTCGAAGCCCTTGGCCCGGGCCCACTGCTTCTCGCGCCGCTGGACGTCGCGCGCGGTGACGTCGTTGGCGCAGGTGTAGCCGAGGATGACGTCCTTGACGCGCTCGCGCGGGACCTCGCGGCACATGCGGCCGATGACCACGGCCAGCTCGGCCTCGTGGTGCAGCTCCTCGGAGAAGGAGGGGTACGCGATGTCGTCGCCGGAGCCGATCACGGAGGTGGACGGCTTGAAGAAGGCGAACGGCGCGTCGGGCACCTCGTTGCCCAGCTCCCTGGCGTGCTCCGCGTAGTTGCGGCCGAAGGCCACGACCTTGTTGGGGAGCACGGGCGGCAGGAGGCGGACCTTGCTCAGCGGGACCTTGGTCCCGGAGAGCTCGAAGTCCGCGAACGGGATGCCCTTGATGATGTCGAGCACGAGGCCGTCGGTCGATCCAGGAGGGCTCTCGCCCTCGACCGCACCGAACGCGACGTTGCCGTCGATGGAGAACCTGGCGATGCGCACGGTGTCCTTGCGCCCCTCACTGAGCTGGCCGGAGTCTGATGCTCCAGGCTAACGCGGCGAGGGGCGGCCGCCTCGCGCACTTCGAGGCCGCGGGGAGGGGACGGAGGAGTCCGTGGGAGGGTTAGTCGGTGATCGTCGCGGTGACGGGGACGTCCATCAGGATCGTGCGCCGGGGGTTGGCCGTCTGGGCGGGGAGCTCGACGACGTGCTCCCGCTGCTCCGGAGCGCCCAGTTCCTCGGCGTCCTCGAGGTGCGCCAGCGTGGTGCGTCGCGGGTTGGCTATGTCGCGGAACATCATCGTCGTCTTCATCTGGGGTTACAGGCCCTGTTCGATCGTGGCGCCGGCGGTCGCGGGAACCGCCCCGCAGGCGCGGGTTGTCGGATTTGCCATCCCTGTAAAGCGTCAGGCTAAACATGGGATTCCCCGTCGAAGCTGTGAAGACGACGTGATCGTCATGTGAGTTTCCTCACTTACTGCCAGGCAAACCGGTCAATTCAGGCCCTTGATGTCGGGGGTCAAAACGGGCATTACCTTACGGAAGGCATCATTCCGCTCCTGATCATGGCGACTGGGACACCGCTTGCCCATGAAGGTCTCGTCCCCATGTGTCCGTTATTGATGAGGTGACTTCCCACGCCTCGTGACGCTCCCCTCACAAGCTGTCACGGAGGTCACAGCATGGCCCATGGCCCTTGTTGGAGATCCGGCACTGTGCTGAAATTCCTCGGACCGCCGCAGGAACGACCCGGCGCGCAGGGGCGCAACTCAGCGCCGAGTGGCGGCGGGACAAGGGGGAACCTGCGCCGGTCACTCACGACCACCATGGGAGCGCGTTCAGGGCGTTCCCAAGACGCCGACACCGTCCCGCCGTTCACGCGGAGGGGCGCCTGGTCCAGAGGTTGCGACGCTAGTGCAGGGACGTTTCAAGAGGGATGGCAGCGCTTCGGCGGAGCCGGAGCCGCAAGGCGGGACTGGCCCCCGGGCAGTCGGCTCCTCGCCCCAGCACGCCCAGAACCCGGGACCGGCGCAGGCCGGCAACAGTGCCGACCGTTCAGCACGCCCCGGCGCGCCCAAGGGCGCCCAGGGCAAGAACGGTCCCGACGCGGCGAACGGTGCTCCCGGCACCCCGCCCGTCGCTCCCCCGAAGGCGAAGGGCCCCACCGGCCCCGGCCCGCGCATAGCCCTGCGGAACTGGCGCATCTCCACGCGCCTGGTCTCGCTGCTCGCGCTGCCCGTGGTCGCGGCCACCTCGCTGGGCGCCCTGCGCATCAGCGACACCATGGACGAGATCCAGCAGCTCGAGAACATGAAGCTGCTGACCGACATGACCAAGCAGGCGACCGAGCTCGCCTCCGCGCTCCAGGAGGAGCGCGACAAGTCCGCCGGTCCGCTCGCCAACGGCGGCAAGGCCAGCGACGTCGCCATCAAGGGCCTGCGCGACAAGACGGACCGTGAGCGTGCCGCCTTCCTGGAAGGCACCCACGAGCTCGACGACCAGGGCGACAACGAGAACCTCGACGGCGTCCGGGACAACGTGGTGGCCATCGCCACCCAGCTGACCGGTCTCAGCGACGTCCGCAACAGCGCCTTCCAGGAGAAGGAGAACTCCTCCCAGTCGGTCGAGGCGTACCACCGGCTCATCGAGCAGCTGCTCGGTCTCTCCCAGGACATGGCCGAGGCGACCAGCAACCCGGAAATGATCCAGCGCACGCGCGCCCTGGCGGCCTTCTCCTCCGCCAAGGAGTACGCGTCGATGCAGCGCGCGATCATCGCGGCGGCCCTGCCCCCCACGGACAAGACGTTCGGTGAGCTCTCCCCGAACGACCGGCAGTACGGCCTCTCCGCCTTCGAGAACCAGGGCTTCGAGCTCAGCAGCTTCGCGAGCATCTACGAGGGCAAGGTGGGCGAGCTCACCAAGCCCCTCGACGACCCGAGCCCGACCATCAAGGACGCGGACGGCTACCTCCAGCGTGTGCTCCAGCGCAACAACGGCCTGGAGGCGCGGGCCAAGCGCTCGTACCTGGACTGGGTGGACGCCGACTCCGCCAGGTACCAGGAGATGTCGAAGATCGAGCTCACGCTCCTCAACCAGATGGAGCAGAAGGCCCGTGAGCTGCGCAACGAGGCCGAGCAGGAGGCCATCCTCTCCGGTGCGCTGATCCTGCTGGTGCTCGGTGTCTCGCTCGTCGGCGCCTTCGTGGTGGCCCGCTCGATGATCCGCTCGCTGCGCCGGCTGCAGGACACCGCGACGAAGGTCGCCCAGGACCGCCTGCCCGAGCTGGTCAAGCAGCTCTCCGAGTCCGACCCGCAGGACGTCGACACGTCCGTCGAGTCGGTCGGTGTGCACTCCCGGGACGAGATCGGCCAGGTCGCCGCGGCCTTCGACGACGTGCACCGCGAGGCGGTCCGACTGGCCGCCGAGCAGGCCTTGCTGCGAGGCAACGTCAACGCGATGTTCACCAACCTCTCGCGCCGCTCCCAGGGCCTCATCCAGCGTCAGCTCTCGCTCATCTCCGAACTGGAGTCCCGCGAGGCCGACCCGGACCAGCTGTCCTCGCTGTTCAAGCTCGACCACCTCGCGACCCGCATGCGCCGTAACGGTGAGAACCTCCTGGTCCTCGCCGGTGAGGAGCCCGGCCGCCGCTGGACCCGTCCGGTCCCGCTGGTCGACGTGCTGCGCGCCGCCGCCTCCGAGGTGGAGCAGTACGAGCGCATCGAACTCTCCTCCGTGCCGACCACCGAGGTCGCCGGACGCGTGGTCAACGACCTCGTGCACCTGCTCGCCGAGCTGCTGGAGAACGCCACCTCGTTCTCCTCCCCGCAGACCAAGGTCAAGGTCACCGGTCACGCGCTGCCCGACGGCCGCGTCCTGATCGAGATCCACGACACCGGCATC belongs to Streptomyces sp. V3I8 and includes:
- the leuD gene encoding 3-isopropylmalate dehydratase small subunit; translated protein: MEAFTTHTGRAVPLRRSNVDTDQIIPAHWLKKVTRDGFEDGLFEAWRKDPSFILNQPERTGATVLVAGPDFGTGSSREHAVWALQNYGFKAVISSRFADIFRGNSLKNGLLTVVLEQTVVDRLWELTEQDPQAGVTVDLEAREVRAEGITAPFELDENARWRLLNGLDDISLTLQHEADISAYESGRPSHKPRTVQV
- the leuC gene encoding 3-isopropylmalate dehydratase large subunit, with the protein product MGRTLAEKVWDDHVVRRAEGEPDLLFIDLHLLHEVTSPQAFDGLRQAGRPVRRLDLTIATEDHNTPTLDIDKPIADPVSRAQLETLRKNCADFGVRLHSLGDVEQGVVHVVGPQLGLTQPGTTVVCGDSHTSTHGAFGALAFGIGTSQVEHVLATQTLPLARPRTMAITVEGELPEDVTAKDLILAIITRIGTGGGQGYILEYRGSAIEKLSMEARMTICNMSIEAGARAGMIAPDETTFAYIQGRDHAPVGEDWDAAVAYWKTLKSDEDAEFDAEVVIDATSLAPFVTWGTNPGQGAPLSAAVPDPASYEDASERFAAEKALEYMGLTAGQPLRDIRVDTVFVGSCTNGRIEDLRAAASIVEGRKVADGVRMLVVPGSARVGLQAVSEGLDLVFKEAGAEWRHAGCSMCLGMNPDQLAPGERSASTSNRNFEGRQGKGGRTHLVSPQVAAATAVLGHLASPADLSDADVRTPAGV
- the ndgR gene encoding IclR family transcriptional regulator NdgR, with protein sequence MDNSSGVGVLDKAALVLSALESGPATLAGLVAATGLARPTAHRLAVALEHHRLVARDMQGRFILGPRLAELAAAAGEDRLLATAGPVLTHVRDLTGESAQLYRRQGDMRICVAAAERLSGLRDTVPVGSTLTMKAGSSAQILMAWEEPERLHRGLQGARFTATALSGVRRRGWAQSIGEREPGVASVSAPVRGPSNRVVAAVSVSGPIERLTRHPGRMHAQAVIDAAGRLSEALRRTG
- a CDS encoding HAD family hydrolase — translated: MTIRAVVWDVDDTIFDYTTADRAGMSGHLAAEGLLDGYASVGQALDRWRELTDQQWARFAAGEVDWAAGRRDRVRAFLGQPLTDTDAEAWFVRYLSHYETAWALFPDVLPVLDLLAGSHRHAVLSNSSLRVQDHKLRVLGVRERFETVLCAAELGVSKPAAEAFHAACDALELPPHQVAYVGDHPEIDGRGAAEAGLLSVWIDRTGAGTAAAPDPDAAPDRRADQRVDRPRRIVSLAELPAILRPDTRFGAPSTFG
- the gltX gene encoding glutamate--tRNA ligase, which encodes MANGSSPKSSAPLGQGVPPRVRFCPSPTGNPHVGLVRTALFNWAYARHTGGTFVFRIEDTDAARDSEESYEQLLDSLRWLGFDWDEGPEIGGPHAPYRQSQRMDLYKDVARKLLDAGRAYHCYCSAPELDARRDAARAAGRPSGYDGHCRELTAEQRSAYEAEGRAPIVRFRMPDEPVTFTDLVRGEITYLPENVPDYGIVRANGAPLYTLVNPVDDALMEITHVLRGEDLLSSTPRQIALYKALTELGIAKETPAFGHLPYVMGEGNKKLSKRDPESSLNLYRERGFLPEGLLNYLSLLGWSLSADRDIFTVEEMVAAFDVSDVNPNPARFDLKKAEAINADHIRLLDVKEFAERCAPWLKAPFAPWAPEDFDAAKWDAIAPHAQTRLKVLSEITDNVDFLFLPEPAVDEASWAKAMKEGSDALLATAREKLESADWTSAESLKEAVLAAGEAHGLKLGKAQAPVRVAVTGRTVGLPLFESLEILGREKALARIDAALARLTA
- a CDS encoding fumarylacetoacetate hydrolase family protein, with the protein product MRIARFSIDGNVAFGAVEGESPPGSTDGLVLDIIKGIPFADFELSGTKVPLSKVRLLPPVLPNKVVAFGRNYAEHARELGNEVPDAPFAFFKPSTSVIGSGDDIAYPSFSEELHHEAELAVVIGRMCREVPRERVKDVILGYTCANDVTARDVQRREKQWARAKGFDTSCPLGPWVETDLDPSDLTIQCTVNGQQRQLGRTSEMIHSIEDLIVNITEAMTLLPGDVILTGTPAGVGPLSAGDEVAVTIEGIGTLTNKVIKRG
- a CDS encoding nitrate- and nitrite sensing domain-containing protein, with product MQGRFKRDGSASAEPEPQGGTGPRAVGSSPQHAQNPGPAQAGNSADRSARPGAPKGAQGKNGPDAANGAPGTPPVAPPKAKGPTGPGPRIALRNWRISTRLVSLLALPVVAATSLGALRISDTMDEIQQLENMKLLTDMTKQATELASALQEERDKSAGPLANGGKASDVAIKGLRDKTDRERAAFLEGTHELDDQGDNENLDGVRDNVVAIATQLTGLSDVRNSAFQEKENSSQSVEAYHRLIEQLLGLSQDMAEATSNPEMIQRTRALAAFSSAKEYASMQRAIIAAALPPTDKTFGELSPNDRQYGLSAFENQGFELSSFASIYEGKVGELTKPLDDPSPTIKDADGYLQRVLQRNNGLEARAKRSYLDWVDADSARYQEMSKIELTLLNQMEQKARELRNEAEQEAILSGALILLVLGVSLVGAFVVARSMIRSLRRLQDTATKVAQDRLPELVKQLSESDPQDVDTSVESVGVHSRDEIGQVAAAFDDVHREAVRLAAEQALLRGNVNAMFTNLSRRSQGLIQRQLSLISELESREADPDQLSSLFKLDHLATRMRRNGENLLVLAGEEPGRRWTRPVPLVDVLRAAASEVEQYERIELSSVPTTEVAGRVVNDLVHLLAELLENATSFSSPQTKVKVTGHALPDGRVLIEIHDTGIGLSPEDLAAINERLASPPTVDVSVSRRMGLFVVGRLSQRHGIRIQLRPSDSGGTTALVMLPVDVAQGGKKVPGNKQGQGAPGVTGPAAAQAAAGVAAARRGGAGSGPALGAGGPAGGNGNGLNPPPQRGQVGAGSAPRAALPRPDAGNGFPGNQGAPGGGRNPQAPQQPQQPPQNRPAPAGAGAPQSFNGFGNDSGRQDLFGGQRQDSTGANRRPGSPPQSQQRPAGNGEQGRRPQQQSSQLPPRGGPRAELPGGNPQPRVPSWSDDNAQPPVPRSAPDAMRGHEEPDVTSQMPRIDDRQHGPASTAEFQRPDYDAPFPGTGVQQGGGQQGDGQQGGQFVRPDVFGTPNSAGAGQSPQHGGQYNRQDPAPYDRQDPAQYAPNGYDNGSHGQYQAQDQGQSQGQGRQDTGQFPAQGYGERQNGGGTGQFERPTGGSRPQQRPQRRRPALPQEPAAGGAPQRPDEVRGPNDGWELPPATNPGDGRTPLYDTLETNWFNQAQGGDGAQNEQVPQAAPAQAPAAPQPQRPAPAAAAASSWRSTPNDELGRQAEKVRQPSAGGVTVSGLPRRVPRANLVAGTAQQQQHQTGPQVSRAPDDVRGRLTNLRRGIQQGRQAGTGQTGSFPSPTHQQER